One region of candidate division KSB1 bacterium genomic DNA includes:
- a CDS encoding DUF3098 domain-containing protein, which produces MKKDKDTKKHTAQARRQGIALTKTNYVLAAIGLVVIVVGYICLAQPPVNGFLTMTVAPILLVAGYCVIMPLAILWRGKKPGDQRTGMTSSPS; this is translated from the coding sequence ATGAAAAAGGACAAGGACACGAAGAAGCACACGGCGCAGGCACGACGCCAGGGAATTGCCCTGACGAAGACTAACTATGTCCTGGCCGCCATCGGGCTGGTGGTTATCGTGGTGGGCTATATCTGCTTGGCGCAGCCGCCGGTGAACGGTTTCTTGACCATGACCGTGGCGCCGATCTTGTTGGTAGCGGGTTATTGCGTTATCATGCCCCTTGCGATACTGTGGAGAGGCAAAAAGCCAGGGGATCAACGTACGGGAATGACTTCGTCGCCCTCTTGA